From the Streptomyces sp. Tu 2975 genome, one window contains:
- a CDS encoding VOC family protein: MSIGKVGAVVLDCPDPVTLARFYAELVGGTVEDDGDGWVDLKGADGAQLAFQAAPGHVPPKWPSAKDSQQFHIDVMVEDMDAAEERVLALGATALDAEDRKRSFRVYADPAGHPFCLCAC, encoded by the coding sequence ATGAGCATCGGCAAAGTCGGAGCCGTCGTACTGGACTGTCCCGATCCCGTCACCCTCGCCCGCTTCTACGCCGAGCTCGTCGGCGGGACGGTCGAGGACGACGGCGACGGGTGGGTGGACCTCAAGGGGGCCGACGGCGCGCAGCTCGCGTTCCAGGCCGCCCCCGGTCACGTACCGCCGAAGTGGCCCTCCGCCAAGGACTCGCAGCAGTTCCACATCGACGTGATGGTCGAGGACATGGACGCCGCCGAGGAGCGGGTGCTCGCGCTCGGCGCCACCGCGCTGGACGCGGAGGACCGCAAGCGGTCGTTCCGGGTGTACGCCGACCCGGCGGGGCATCCGTTCTGCCTCTGCGCCTGCTGA
- a CDS encoding CGNR zinc finger domain-containing protein — MNDRAPAPGGLALIEALVNTLDIETGADRLDTPDGRARFDLAPDDLPAARELREALRAACLAHAGQAAGPSALDDLLAGAPLRVAISPTGEAALCPTGPPTLLTRVAEAIAAATADDTWLRLKACEAEDCRWAYYDRSPACRSRWCSMSVCGARAKMRSYRARRADSA; from the coding sequence ATGAATGACAGGGCGCCCGCCCCCGGTGGCCTCGCGCTGATCGAAGCGCTCGTGAACACGCTGGACATCGAGACCGGCGCGGACCGCCTCGACACGCCGGACGGCCGTGCCCGGTTCGACCTCGCCCCGGACGACCTGCCCGCCGCCCGCGAGCTCCGCGAGGCGCTGCGCGCCGCGTGCCTGGCGCACGCCGGCCAGGCCGCCGGCCCGAGCGCTCTCGACGACCTCCTCGCCGGTGCCCCCCTGCGGGTGGCGATCTCCCCCACGGGGGAGGCGGCCCTGTGTCCCACGGGCCCGCCGACCCTTCTCACCCGCGTCGCCGAGGCCATCGCCGCCGCCACGGCCGACGACACCTGGCTCCGACTCAAGGCATGCGAGGCGGAGGACTGCCGGTGGGCCTACTACGACCGCAGCCCGGCGTGCCGCAGCCGCTGGTGTTCGATGTCCGTCTGCGGCGCCCGCGCCAAGATGCGCAGCTACCGCGCCCGCCGGGCCGACTCCGCCTGA